GTTATAGGCAGTCAAGGTTCCCCAGATTTCCTGGTAGACGCCTTCGACGGTACGGCTGCGCAGCGTCAACGCCCTGCCCATCATCGTTTGCTTGAGTTCGCGATAGCTCGTTTCGATCTGCCAGCGCCGGGTATAACAAGTCGCAACGTCTTTGGCCGTGTAGCGCTTGGTGTCGCATAGTGAGGTCAGCAATACGTGTTTGCGTGCGCTCTGGTCGATGATCGTAATGGCGCGTGCGCGCCAGGTCGCAGGCAAGTCCGGGCACTTCTTGCGTGCCTGGGGCGATACGCGCATTTCGATCATCGCATCGTCGGCAGTACCGCCAACGACTTCCCATTTCGTATTGGACTTGGCTGGAATGATGAAGTGCCTGTTCGTTCCTCCAACGGTCAGGCCGCACAGAATCTCGGCTGACAGAAAACCTTTGTCGAAGACGGTAAGCGAATCATCCGGAATCGATGCGAGCAGCTCCTTGGCGTGCAGCATCTCGTTGATGCCGTAAGGGCCAAACTTGGCATCGCGTATCAGGTGGGTCGGCACGGCAGTCAAGGTCACACCACGCACTTGCGGATAGCTGGCGATCCGGCCACTGGCATACGACTGCTCGCCGAAATGGTTGCGCTGTTCCGGCGTATCCGCCGTCTTCAATGTCGTGCCGTCCATCGCATACAGACTTAGTCCCTTGAACAGGTACTGCTTGCGATCCTGCTCCGACCATGCCTTTGCTGAGATCTCGAATAATGCCCGCAGTGGTTCGGCGCCAACACGCTGCCGTGCCTGCGCTACCGCGCTTTTGCTTACGAAAGGCGCCTGCACGTCCGGCAACGCAAGGTCCAGGTCGTCAACCACTTCACTGATAGACTGATGACGGTACAGCGCCAAGGCGACGACGAGCCACACTACCTGCTCGGTCGGCAGCCGGCGCCGTCGAATGCTCGCTTTGCCAGTGTGTACAACCGCTTGCTCGATCCACTCGGAAGGCAAGTGCCGTCCCAGGCGGGCCCAGTCCGGGTCTTCCTGGGCTTGTACGAGGAAATGGAGCGCGTCATCAAGCATGGTGACGCAGGTTAACAGCCTCAGCTACTGTTTACAACACCAAAAAGAAAAATGCCGCTCAGTCTTAACTGAACGGCATTACCCGCACGGGCCGTTTTTTTATTGCGAAAAATTGGGGACTGTCCCCGATTTTTGGCAATGTTTGCTTGAAACAGGGGTCTGTCCCGGGTTTTCAGTTGTGGCTGAGCGCGTTCGACAGCAGCCGCGACGTGATGTCCACGATGGGGATCACGCGCTCGTAGGCCATGCGGGTGGGGCCGATCACGCCAAGGGTGCCGACGATGCGCCCGTTCGCTTCGTACGGCGCCGTGACGACGCTCATCTCGTCCATCGGCACCAGGTTCGATTCGCCGCCGATGAAGATCTGCACGCCCGACGCCTTGGACGACACGTCCAGCAACTGCATCAGGCCCGTCTTCTGCTCGAACATGTCGAACATCTGGCGCAGCGACGACATGTTCGACGACAGGTCGCTGACCGACAGCAAGTTGCGTTCGCCGGCGATCACCATGCCGTCGGCGCTGTCGGCCATGGCCTCGCTGCCGGCCTCGACGGCGGCCTGCATCAGCCGGCCCATGTCGTCGCGCAACTGGCGCAGCTCGCCCTGCATGCGGTTGCGTACTTCGTCGAACGCCAGGCCGCTGTAGTGCTGGTTGATGAAATTGGCCGACT
This is a stretch of genomic DNA from Pseudoduganella chitinolytica. It encodes these proteins:
- a CDS encoding IS4 family transposase: MLDDALHFLVQAQEDPDWARLGRHLPSEWIEQAVVHTGKASIRRRRLPTEQVVWLVVALALYRHQSISEVVDDLDLALPDVQAPFVSKSAVAQARQRVGAEPLRALFEISAKAWSEQDRKQYLFKGLSLYAMDGTTLKTADTPEQRNHFGEQSYASGRIASYPQVRGVTLTAVPTHLIRDAKFGPYGINEMLHAKELLASIPDDSLTVFDKGFLSAEILCGLTVGGTNRHFIIPAKSNTKWEVVGGTADDAMIEMRVSPQARKKCPDLPATWRARAITIIDQSARKHVLLTSLCDTKRYTAKDVATCYTRRWQIETSYRELKQTMMGRALTLRSRTVEGVYQEIWGTLTAYNLIRLEIAKAALAVKCEPTEVSFIRAFHVIQYELHWAAVTRSHGKLPALMQRLRQRLLMLLNEERPGRKIDRAVKALPHRYTVRVLKKDLN